In Sebaldella sp. S0638, the genomic stretch TGTAATCAGTGTCGGCAAAAATGAAGTACAACCATATTTATGATTAGTTTCATTCATTATTTCCAGTGTTTTACGCGAAATATCATCGTTAAAAAGTACACCGCCGCATCCGTTCAGCTGTAAATCAATAAAACCCGGAGATAACACAGCATTGTTAAGGTCAATTACTTCTTCACCAGTGTACCCCGATAATTCAGATTCAGAAAGAGTCTTAACAATTTTGTCATTTTCAATCAAAACAGCTGTATTGTTAATAAATGAATTTCCGTCAAAAATTCTACAATTTTTTAGTATCATGAAATAACACTCCTATTTTAATTTGAATAATTCCTCTTTTAATTTGCTGATATGAAGATTTTCAGCTTCAATTTCTCTAAAATATTTATATGTTTTTACTTTTAATTCTACAGCAGCACTTTCATCTATAACTACAATTGCTCTTCTGTGAAGCTGCAGAGCAGAAAGAGTACAAAGATGATTTACTCCGTTCTCAATTCCCTGATGTATTGCACCAGCTTTTTTATATCCGTCAGCCATTATTACTACTTCTTCAGAATCAAGAAGAGTTCCTACACCGACAGTCAGTGCTACTTTTGGTACTTTAGTAATATCATTGTCAAAGAATCTTGAGTTAGCAAGGATAGTATCATAAGTAAGTTCTTTATCTCTTGTTCTTGATTCCAGTGAAGAACCAGGCTCATTAAATGCTATATGACCATCTTCACCAACACCGCCTAAAAATAATTTTATTCCTCCATAAGATCTGATTTTTTCTTCGTATTC encodes the following:
- the nagB gene encoding glucosamine-6-phosphate deaminase produces the protein MRLIILKDKEDIGKWVAYHTAKKILEFKPTEDRPFVLGLPTGSTPMETYKNLIQLHKDGILSFKNVVTFNMDEYLGLAPDHPQSYHYFMHDTFFKHVDAREENINILDGLTTDIKKTCEEYEEKIRSYGGIKLFLGGVGEDGHIAFNEPGSSLESRTRDKELTYDTILANSRFFDNDITKVPKVALTVGVGTLLDSEEVVIMADGYKKAGAIHQGIENGVNHLCTLSALQLHRRAIVVIDESAAVELKVKTYKYFREIEAENLHISKLKEELFKLK